One Paenibacillus sp. SYP-B4298 genomic window, GAGCATGGCATTACGGAATTTAAACCCGAGGGAGAGCAAATAGAGATGGATCTGGGCGTCCCTAAGAAAGCTGAGCCGATTGAGGATCTGCCGCAAGAAATCAGTCGGGAAGTGGTGGACGAATTCATTCTATCGGGGCTGCTTTCTGAACCAGAAGACATTCCTTATCCGGTGCATGATTGGATTGCACGAAAGGCCCGCGGTGAGACTTATCTGATGTTTTCCAGCGAAGCGGGGATCAGCAGCGGCAAGATCGTTGACATCATCGATGAGTACCGGCAGAGCGTTGCTCCGCTCGCTGCCAAGTGGGACGAATGGCGTAAGGCTGGCCAGCCGGCTGCGCAGGATGACGAGGACGACGACAGCGAAGAACTGGTCGATAACGCCGAGCAAGATGGCGAGGAGAAGGATACCCCGCCGCCAGCTGCGGAAGGGCAGCAGCTGGATGGGGAGGGGGCGGCAGCTCACGTCGAACCTGAACACGTTGATGATTGGGAGCGGGAGCTCAAGGGAGAGAGTGAAGACGGTGCCGGGGAGCAGCCTGACGCCTCCCAACCAGACGAAGCCGAAGACCTTGACGCCTACATCCTCCGCGAGCGCCCGCAGTTCGATGACATCCCGTATGATTTTCCGGCGTTGTTGGAACGCCAACGTGGAGGAGAGACCTGGAGGGAGGTTGCCGAGACGCTTGGGACTGATAGCAAAACGCTGGCAGCCTTATGGAGCAAATACAAGAAGCGTGTGGGCGAGCAGCGGGCAAACGGGGCTGCATAAGGTCTGCTAATTCGGAGGAGGGACGGCTGTGAGTGACGTTGTAAGCTATCAGGCAACACCGGAGATGTTGGCCGAGCTTGAGCAGAGGGCAGCTCGGAAGTATGGCGGCCCCGAGGTCAAACGCTGGGAACGTACCATGACGAGGGAGCAGTATCTTGCTGCTCGCCTTGCTGGTACAAGTCTTGAAGATATAATGCTGAGCTATTTCAACAACGAATCCAAGGAGCTGCGCAAACAGCTCCGGGAATGGGAACTTGACCAAAATACTGAGCAGAAGGAGTTGGAGGCGATGGCAAGCAAGCCAGTTGAACTGACGATCACCAAGGAGGAGTACCTGCAACGCCGTCTCAACGGCGAGAAGCGGAGCCACATCATGAGCTCCCTGGGCGTAGCTAATCCGCGATTTTATGCGCTACTTGACAAGTGGGGCATTCGCGAGATGGACGCGGAGGGCCGGGCACTGGAGCTGATGGCTCCGACTGCCCCTGCTCCAGAAGCGCAGGAGACAGCCAAGGAGGTCAGCGAGATCGATAAGCGCGTTGCGGAACAACTGGAGCAGAGGGCGGAGGCTCGGGGGCTTCTCGCTCTGAATGCTCAGAACGGCGCTGCCCCGGATGCTGGCGCCGAGATCCTCCAGCGTATGGAGGAGCGAGCTGCAGCGCAGGCAGAGGAGATCGCCGAGCTTCGGGCTGACCGTAATAACTGGGAGTCGGAGTACAGTACGCTGGAAACGGTCTATATCGAGCTCCAAGCCGACCGCGACGCCTGGCGTGGGCGCGCCGACGAACTGAAGCAGTCACTTGCTGATCTCACAGCAGAGCGTGACATACTGCTGCAGACCATCGAGCAGGCCGCAGCGCATGACACCAGTATGATCGTCTTCCGGGTTCCGATTCAGGCGGCAGCGGTCGCCAATGCCGAGCGCTCCCGCATTTATGACGCTATCGAGGCAATCGGTACTGGCATGGAGGCTGCTGACATTGACCGGGGCCGAGTCATGCGTGAGCTGTTCGACCTCTTGCAGCGTGTCGTCAATTTTGTAACGGCGGATCTCGTGGAGTTGCACCCAGGGCAGTCGGTTGAGCGCTATATTCATCAGTTCTTCGCCTACCACAATGAGCGCCACCTTGAGTCATTGGTGGAGCTGAAGCAGCAGGAGGCGGGGTAACCATTGGAATTACAGGACAATGTGCGCTATAAGACAGCAGCAGTGTTGTTCGGAGGGATCGGCGGCGAGTCCGCCGGTCTGCTCCGGTCTCAGGTGGAGTACGGCGGGCAACTCTACCGTTTTAAGCTCCTATGCTCCATCGACAGTGATCCGGTTGCTAACCGCAACCATGACCTTATCACAGGTGAGCAGACGGCGGTCACGATGGACTTATTCAGACGCTGGCAGTATGAGGCTTGGCATGGCCATGCTCCGCCGGACGACTGGCAAGAGGTAACAGCATGGGATGTATGGCAGGCGCTTAAAGAGCAGGTTCCGTTCTTCCTGTTCCTATCGCCGCCGTGCAAAGGTCTGAGCGGCCTGCTTCCACAAAGCAAGTCGGCTAGCGATAAATATCAGGCGCTTAACTATTTGACCGTCAGCGGGTTGGAGCTGGCGCTGCAAGCATGCAACGAGTACGGGGGTTCTGTTCCAGCGGTAATTCAGCTTGAGAACGTCCCGCGAATCACATCCCGGGGAAAGCCGCTGTTACGCCAGATTAAGAAGCTGCTGGAAAAGTACGGGTATGCGGTCAGCATCCGGGCAGACCATAACTTGGGCGAGATCGGCGGGCTCGGGCAAAACCGCGTGCGGTTTCTCATCATGGCGAGGCATCAAGTGCAGATGCCAAACGTCATCTACTACCCAGAGCGTAAGCCGCTGCGCAGCATTGGGGATGTGATAGGGCCTCTGCCGGCGCCGGGAGACATAGAAGCAGGTGGTCCGCTGCATCGGCTCCCTCGCCTGCAATGGAAAACGTGGATGCGGCTAGCGCTTATTCCCGCTGGTGGGGATTGGAGGGATCTGCAAAAAGTTGATTACCAAAATCTTCGAGTCGTCCACGAGCCAAGGCGCGGAGCATATGAGGTGGCTGATTGGGACAGGACGAGCAGGGCAGTTACTAGCACGACAGGGCCAGGCCGTAGCAATGGCGTCACGGCTGTATCCGACCCGCGCATGCAGATCGGTGGCGAGGGAAAGACAAACCTGCTCCGTGTACAGGCTGCGGATTCTCCGGCTGTGTGCGTCACTGGAGCTGCCGGACCAAATCAAGGCAGCGCATGCATATCTGATCCTGTACTCACGGATAAGCCAGGCCGACATCCTGCGCAGTATCGGGTTATTCGATCGGATGAAGTCGCACCGTGTGTTACCGGCACCCGGCTAGGTAGCGGGGCTATTGCTATCGCTGATCCAGCGTTCAACCTGGGAACGCCGAAATACAATCATACATTCAGGGTAACGGGATGGACAGAAACGGGTGGTACCGTAACGAGTGGAGGAGGACCGTCCAATGGTGGACATATCGTCTCTGATCCCCGCGTCAACACAACCCTTCATCCAGACAGTTACGGTGTACAGGGTTGGAATGCAACAGCTAAGACGGTTCGTTCAGCCAATCGTATCATGCAAGCGGCTGGCAGCATCTCTGACCCCCGCGTACCTGATAGGGCAGGACGCTATACTGACCAGTACCGTATGCAGGCAGTCGATAAACCTGCAGCAACGGTAACAGGGTCAACGGACGTGCAGAACGGCGCGCAGCTCATCGCTGATCCATATGTCAAAGGTTCCCCGCGAGCTGGTACGCTCGGGGTACAGGAGTGGGACACACCTGGAAAGACGGTCATAGGCAGCGCAGACGTTCACGCAAGCGCCGCAGCCGTCGCTGACCCCCGCCCGATCCCCGAGGAAGACGAACGGGGCGTTTGGATCATTCGCGCTTTGGACGGCACATGGCATCGCCCCCTCACGACCTATGAACTCGCCATGCTGCAGAGCTTCCCGCGTTACCTGCCGGATGGCCGTCCGTTCCAGTTGGAAGGCTGCAGCGATGCAAAAGCCCGTGAGTATATCGGCAATGCGGTTCCACGGGATGCAGCAGAGCACATGGGTAACGTCATCCTGCTGGCGGCTGCAGAAGCGGAGGCGGGCATTGAGTTTACGCTGAGCTGGAATGCTGTTTGGGTGGCTCCAGAAGCCGAGCAGCAGCCAGCACTTGTACATTAAGGAGGGATTCAGTTGACCATCCCGCGCATCCTGCACTACCCCGGCAGCAAGTGGAGCCTGGCCGACTGGATCATCAGCCACATGCCGCCGCATCAGACGTACTTGGAGCCGTTTTTCGGCAGCGGGGCGGTGCTATTCAGTAAGTCCCGTAGCCAGTTGGAGACGGTTAACGATATTGATGGCGAGATCGTCAACCTGTTCCGCGTTATCCGGGAGCGCCCAGATGAGCTGGCGCACATGATCAGATGGACGCCGCACTCGAGACAGGAGTATTACGAGAGCTATGAACCCGTGGCGGACGATTTGGAGCGCGCTCGTCGTTTGGTTGTCCGGCTGTGGCAGGGCAGGGGCGGCAAGACTGCGCATCGGACAGGATGGCGCAGCATGATTGAGTGCAACGGCCCGCTGCCAAGTAAGGAGTGGCTGTCGTTCCCGAGCAAGATTCAAGTGGTGGCTGAGCGCCTTCAAGGCGTACAGATCGAGTGCCAGCCTGCGCTAGAACTGCTGCAGCGGTATAAGCGCAGGAATGTGCTAGTGTATGCCGATCCTCCCTACTTACACAGTACGCGGACGACAACTGCTTATCGCCACGAAATGAGCGATCAGGATCATGCGGATTTGCTTGACGTACTGGATGCCCACCCAGGGCCGGTGCTGCTCAGTGGGTATGCTCATCCGCTCTACGATGATCGGATTCAGCACTGGCACCGAGAGACGCGGACAGCAAAAGCCGAAGGCGTAGCAATAAGGGAAGAAGTCCTCTGGATCAACCCGATCGCCGCTGAGTACGGGCAGCAGAGATTATTTCAAATGAAAAGGGGAGTTCCCATGTCAAAGGAATTCATAGATAAGCAGCAGCTTAACACTCTATTTCTAGCGGGTATGCCGCTCAAGGAGATTGCACTGCGTCTAGGAAGCAAGCCCGGCAGCATACGAACAATGATCTACCACGAGAGGCTGCGTAACCCGCTAGAGTGGCCGCACAGGATCAATTACCCGGGCAAGCCAGCGGAACCGCCAGTCATGATGCATAGCTATGAGTGCAATGACTGCGCCGTCATGTTTGCGGTGGAAGATTACGAGGATGTGGATCATGCGGCCACCGTCTGCCCGATCTGCCACAGCGATCAGCACCTGCAGGATGGCAGTTATGGGCGGTTCGTGGCGACATCGGTGCCGATGCGGGTGCAGGCAGCAGAATAAGAGAAAGGGATGAGGGGTAACTATGGCTAAGATAACGATCAGTTACGACGACGGCAGGCCGGACGAGGTTCACGATGCAGCGCAGTTCATTTTTTTCCACGTCCCTCCCAGCGACAAAGAAGAGCAACTCATCATGACAGCGCAATGCACAAATGAATTTCTGCGAACGGTAGTGACAGACGCCAATGCGAGGGAGTACCAAAGGAAGGCGTTCAAGGCCATGAGTCGGAAGCGATTGGGGGAACAGAAATGAGTAGTGAAGAGTATAAGCTCATGAAAGCATTCACCGTTTGGCAGCCATGGGCGACGCTCATAGCGCTGTTGCTCAAGGTGAACGAGACGCGGAGCTGGCCGACCAGGTATCGCGGCCCCATAGCAATCCATGCCGGCAAACGTATCGATCGTGCTGCTTGTGAGCGGGAGCCGATCAAGTCGGTGCTTGCTTCTCATGGTTACACTGCGGACAACTTGCCTACGGGAGCGGTGGTTGCAACAGCAACCCTTGCTGAATGTTACCCGATCAACGTGGGTGGAGTCACTTTCGCATCAACTGTGGACGAAAATGGACTTATCCTTCAAGAGTATACTGGTAATGAGTTCATGTTTGGTAATTACGAGATTGGCCGCTACGCATGGAGGCTGACCGATGCGCAGATGCTGCCAGAGCCGATCCCAGCGAAGGGGCAGCAGGGGCTGTGGAATTGGGAGAGGTGAAAACTATGAACCCAATGCAGGAATTGGTCAACATCTCCAGCAAGGTACCGCTCGAAGTTCTGCAAGACGTCTACCAGAGAATCGGTGATTGGTTGGCCATGGGCGGGGAAGAGACTGATCCATATATTGAGCAGCAACTGTTATATGCGAAGAAATTTATAAAGGCTGAAGAATAGAAAAATCCCCCGCACCTTGGCCGGACCGCGGGGGACAGCGATTGGAATTAAACCCTACACCACCAGTATAGCCTACAAAGGATGGTGAGGGGAATGCAGTTGATGATGGAAATATACAAAGTCGATGAGGAAGCTACTAAAGCCGCTGTCGAGAAGTATTTGAAACAGGCACGTGAGTATATGGTGACGGAGTATATCCCCGAGGAGCCCTCTGTCACTGCTTCATACAGCGATGCACCTCGTAGCTTCACAGGACTGACGAGTGACCAGACAGGGAGATTGGCACAGCGTAATGTAGACGAGCCGGAGCGCCGCAAGCGTCATATTGAGCGGGCAGAGCAAGCGGTAAATAGACTCGGGCGACGGCAGCAGCGGCTGATCCGTCTGCGGTACTTGGAAGATGATGATATGCTGGATTTCGATGTCGCGCAGGAGTTGGGGTTCAGCGATCGGCACTACCGACGTATTAAGTCCGTGGCAATCTATAGGCTGGCGACTACATTGGGTCTGCTGGTGCTACGCGACGATTGAAACGTGTCCGCTTTATGTCCGCTTCGCGTCCGTTTTCTTGCTTATGAGCATGGTATATTAATAGTGTGCCAATTGAGGACATCGCCTCCCCTCATACACGCCGCTCCTTCGGGGGCGGTGTTTTCATTGAAGGAAAGTCTTCCCTTTTGTCGAACTATGACAGGGAAGGGAGGTTTGTTGATGGCGACTATTAGATTTTGCCTTGAAACGGAGGAATTTCTGCTGCACGAGGTTCAGAATGAAGCACCGGAGAATTTACTTATTGCACTCAAAGCAGCAGAATTTGTGATGATCGGCGACAAGAAATATAGTTACAAGAGTCATGCTGTTGATTTGGACGATAACACATTCTATGTTCAAGTGGCATTGTTCTCTTGACAGGAATGTGTGTTCGTAAGTATAATGCAGTTGTCTCTTCTTTCCTCTCTAGTAACTAAGTACAGATGCTTTTAAAGCACGAGCGCAGCAATGTGCGCACGTTCGTACTCCGTTCTATTGAGTGACAGATCAGGTACACACAACTAGTAGCAGTCTTTGTAGACCCCGACTGAACCGAGAATTGCTTCAGCAAATCGACGTGAAGAAGTGGGTGTGCTGCCGGCAGGCGGTCTTAAAACACCGTCTTTGTTACTTAGTACGTATAACACCCCAGCTCATTCCTTGTCATAAATGCTTGGAATTTGTTGGGTGAAATATAACCATAACTTGAAGCCCCAGAAGCCGATTTAAGGCCTTGGGGCTTTTTGATGTTCAGCAGGAGAAACGAACCGCTAGGAAGGCAGGGAGAGGGCAAAGCGTCGCCCAGAATGCGCGTTCGCATCTCTCCCTAGCCAAAACCGACATAACACTAGGAGTTGATAGAGATGGACATGACGAATTATAGACGATATATCGAGAATGCTGACTGGTTGCCTGAATTTGTTTCTATTTTTTCGTTTGAAAGGGTTTAATGAAAAATTCATCTGATAGTGGTGCGGTGTCAATACCAAGATCCTGGCATATTGAACGAATGAGTTCAATTAATTTTGCTTCTACTTCTTGTGAGGTCTTTTTTGTAGATACTACAACTTGATGAAATTCTTTCAATGCTGAAACGACTTCTTTAGATTGATAAAAGACGACGAAGATAGAGTTAAGTGATTCGGTGAATTCTTTAGAATGAATGTCGTTCCTGTTTCCCATTAATTTTCTAAGTAAATCAGTCTTAAGTTTTCTTGATTCATTGTTTCTGTTGATTTTTGTTGCTATTGTAATTGCAATAATGCCTGAAACTACTGCCGAAATTAGACCGATTATTAATCTCTCAAGTAAAACTTGATCCATCTGAAGCACCTTCTTTCACACAAATTTACTCAAATTATAATTTATC contains:
- a CDS encoding ASCH domain-containing protein — its product is MKAFTVWQPWATLIALLLKVNETRSWPTRYRGPIAIHAGKRIDRAACEREPIKSVLASHGYTADNLPTGAVVATATLAECYPINVGGVTFASTVDENGLILQEYTGNEFMFGNYEIGRYAWRLTDAQMLPEPIPAKGQQGLWNWER
- a CDS encoding DUF6877 family protein, which produces MNPMQELVNISSKVPLEVLQDVYQRIGDWLAMGGEETDPYIEQQLLYAKKFIKAEE
- a CDS encoding ArpU family phage packaging/lysis transcriptional regulator codes for the protein MMEIYKVDEEATKAAVEKYLKQAREYMVTEYIPEEPSVTASYSDAPRSFTGLTSDQTGRLAQRNVDEPERRKRHIERAEQAVNRLGRRQQRLIRLRYLEDDDMLDFDVAQELGFSDRHYRRIKSVAIYRLATTLGLLVLRDD
- a CDS encoding DUF6680 family protein; this translates as MDQVLLERLIIGLISAVVSGIIAITIATKINRNNESRKLKTDLLRKLMGNRNDIHSKEFTESLNSIFVVFYQSKEVVSALKEFHQVVVSTKKTSQEVEAKLIELIRSICQDLGIDTAPLSDEFFIKPFQTKK
- a CDS encoding DNA cytosine methyltransferase; the encoded protein is MELQDNVRYKTAAVLFGGIGGESAGLLRSQVEYGGQLYRFKLLCSIDSDPVANRNHDLITGEQTAVTMDLFRRWQYEAWHGHAPPDDWQEVTAWDVWQALKEQVPFFLFLSPPCKGLSGLLPQSKSASDKYQALNYLTVSGLELALQACNEYGGSVPAVIQLENVPRITSRGKPLLRQIKKLLEKYGYAVSIRADHNLGEIGGLGQNRVRFLIMARHQVQMPNVIYYPERKPLRSIGDVIGPLPAPGDIEAGGPLHRLPRLQWKTWMRLALIPAGGDWRDLQKVDYQNLRVVHEPRRGAYEVADWDRTSRAVTSTTGPGRSNGVTAVSDPRMQIGGEGKTNLLRVQAADSPAVCVTGAAGPNQGSACISDPVLTDKPGRHPAQYRVIRSDEVAPCVTGTRLGSGAIAIADPAFNLGTPKYNHTFRVTGWTETGGTVTSGGGPSNGGHIVSDPRVNTTLHPDSYGVQGWNATAKTVRSANRIMQAAGSISDPRVPDRAGRYTDQYRMQAVDKPAATVTGSTDVQNGAQLIADPYVKGSPRAGTLGVQEWDTPGKTVIGSADVHASAAAVADPRPIPEEDERGVWIIRALDGTWHRPLTTYELAMLQSFPRYLPDGRPFQLEGCSDAKAREYIGNAVPRDAAEHMGNVILLAAAEAEAGIEFTLSWNAVWVAPEAEQQPALVH